A segment of the Microbacterium luteolum genome:
ACCTGTGGCCGGGTTGAAGACCGGAGCCGTGCGCCCACTGGTCGACGGACGCTCCGCGCCGTCGATCCAGTGCGCGATCACCGGGACGGCGGAGTCCGTCGTCGAGGTTGCGGACGTGTCAGTGATGGTCATTCTTCACCTCGGGGTCGGGGGGGGCGGATCAGACCAGTGAACCAGCGAGCGCGGCGGCGCCGGGATGCCAATCCGTCCTATGACACTCGAAATCATCGACGTTCCGGCGCCTGCTGCTCAGACACGCTCCCAGGAGCCGGCGGCCACGGTGACGCGCACGGGCGCACTGCCGTGCGCGCGGACGTCGAGGACGCGCGGCTCGACATCGAGGTTCGCGATCAGGATCGTGTCGCGCTCCGCGGCGCGACCGCCGATCGCCCACACGAGCCCATCGGGACTCGACCCTCCGAGCAGCGCGCTTCCACGGAGCTCGGTCAGAGCATCGACGGCGTCGGCCGCCGGCATCCGCCCGCGGTGATCTGCCAGCCCTCGCGGCCCCCAGGTCTCGAACCAGGACAGCGACCGGACGCCGGGAACCGCGCTGGCCGCGGCGCTGGCGATCACCCAGGCTGCGAGTTCCGGTGCGGCCTGCCGTTCGTCGTCCGCTCCTGTGAACTGCGCGCCGTAGCCGTCGACGAGATCGCTCCTCGTCGGTGCCGGCTGCGCCGTCGTGGCGACGTTGTTGTAGCGCGGACGGAGCGCGACGGGGCCGATATGGACCTCGCGCCCTTCCGCGATCCGAACGGTCTCCTCGGCGACGAGGCGCTGGACCGCGACCGCCTCGACGAGCTGCTCGGTGTCGAGAGCATGGAACAGCGGCGTGGTGGTGACGACGATCCCGGCCGTGTCTCGAGGGATCGTCGCCTGCTCGCGATTCAGTTCGGTGAAATGCGACCGAGCACCGGCCAGCAGGGGCACGCGGATGCCGGCGCTCCCGAGCGCCGCGCGGAACAGGGAGGCCGAGGCCGGAGTGGTCGCGTGCCGGGCCCTGTCGAACACGGTGACCCGCAGCACCGGGAGGCCCACGAGTGCCGTCGCGGCAGCATCCGCCGCACGCGCATCGCCGTCCGACACGATCCGGATGTCCAACGGAAGGCCGTCCGACGACGCACGGGCGAGCGCCGCCGGCCACGCCGGCGTCGTGAGATCGAGCTCGACCACGCGGAACGAGCCCGCCGAAGAGGCGCGGACCGGGTCGGGAGCCGTCGAGGCCTCGACGCCGACCGCCGGGAACGGACCGCACTCGCGCAGCTCGATCACCGCCGGTGACGCACGACCGGGATCCGCGGCGATCGAGGCGTCGGGCGCACCGATCGTGATCGCCTGTCGGACCGTCTCACCGGCTCGCAGCGCATACGGGTAGGGCAGGTCGAGCGGGCGGCTGTACGTCTTGAACGAGGCGTCGGTCCAGTTGCGCTGGTCCTCCATCTCGAACACGTCGCCCGCGAAGGCGATGCTCGCGCCGCCGTCGATCCGGAGTCGGCGGATGTGACGCATCGGCTGATGCGGAGTGAGCGCCCGCGGGAACGACGTCGTCTCCTCGGATCCGTCGTCGTGGTCGACGATCACGGCGCGCCCGGCGTCCGATGCCGGGTGCAGCACGACCAGACCGATGCGGCACGTGTCGAAGTCCATCTCGTTCACGGCGTCCCACTCGATCCCGAGTTCCCCGGCACGCGCACGCACCGTCAGCGTCGAACGCACCCGCGCCCCGAGCCCTTCGTGCCGAAGCGTCAGCTTGAGCACTTCGGGATCGCCGTCGACGCTCTGCACGACCACCGGCACGGTCTGCCAGCCGCGGTCGCGCACGACCGCGCGGACGGCCCGCAGCACGACGATCCCGCGGTGGCTGATGTCGGCGATCTCGTCACCGCGCAGCTCGAGCCGCCAGTCGTGGGACCGCCACTCGCGAGCATCCGTCCGCCACCACGGGGAGCTCATCGCCGAGTCACCACCACCTCGGCCGACGGGAACCCTGCGGCGGATGCCGTCACGACGATCTCGCCCAGGTCCGAGGGGCGGACGATGACGAGCGCACGGCCGTCATGCGTGCTCCGCGTCGGACCGGCGAACCCCTCCTCGGTGCGAGGCTGCCCCGACCCCATCCCGGCGATCACGCCGCCGGACACCTCGACGGTCACCGGGACGTCGGCATCGCACAGGACCGTGCCCTCGGCATCCTCGATCGTCAGGGCGATGTAGGCGAGGGCGTCCGCGCCGGAGATCTCGGTGCGTTCTGCTCGCACGACGAGGCGGGGATCTCCGGCCGTCCGCAGCGACGTCCTGGCGACCTCTTGCCCGGCGGCATAGGCGACAGCCGTCAGCACACCGCGTCGGTACCGCGTCTCGAAGCGCGCGATCAGGGGCAGCGGCGACCCGACGGCGACGCGATCGATGACGACGTCGTCGAGGAGCAGCTCGACCTCCTCGGCATCCGCATAGACGTCGACCGTCACCGGAGAGTCCTCTGCCGCACCCCAGCTCCAGCTGGACACGACGTCATCCCACGACCACGGCGTCTTCGACGCGGGCCGGCCGTGATGCTGCGGACGATGCACGGCGATCACCGGCTCCGTGCGCAGACCGAACACGATCTCGCGATAGTGAGAGGCCGGAAGCCGGTGTCCGGTGATGTCGATGTCCCCGCAGTCGGCGAGCAGGTACGGGAAGGGCCCCGCCGTCCCCGTCGGCACGTAGCCCTCGACGTCCGTGTAGTCCACGCGGCCGATGCCCGCTTCGCCGATGTAGTCCCACCCCGTCCAGGTGAAGTCGCCGATGACGTGCGGCAGACGACGCACGTCCGCCCACAGCGAGGCGATCCGATCCGGGAAGGTCTCCGACCCGACGATCACACGGTTCGGGAAGAGCTCCGCGTCGAGGTCGTAGCGCGAGTCCGCGTAGTTGAAGCCGACGACGTCGAGCACCGCCGCCGACTCCTCGGTCGACTCGGTCACCAGCGGCGAGGCGTTCATCGACGCCATCCGCTCGCCCATCTCGGCCATCATCGTGTTCGGGTCCGCGGGGGGCGCATCCGCCATCGATTCCGCCAGCGCCCCGAGGTTCGCGATGACGCCGTTGATGCCGTTCGTCACGAACCTCGACGGATCGAGCCGGCGGAACTCCTCGGCGATGCGGCGACTCCAGGTCGCGCCGTGCGGCGTCGCGAGCTCGAGGATCTCGTTGCCGATCGACACGAGGACGACCGACGGATGGTTCCGGTTCTTCGCGACGAGCGAGGCGACATCGCGGCGCCACCGCTCGTCGAAGCCGATCGACGAGTCGAAAGCCGTCTTGGACTTCGTCCAGACATCGGTCAGCTCGTCCATCACGAGCATCCCGTGCGCGTCGCACGCGTCCAGCAGAGCGCGGCTCGCCGGATTGTGGGCGCTGCGGATCGCGTTGAAGCCGGCGGCCTTGAGCAAACGCACGCGTCGATCCTCGGCATCCGCGATCGACACCGCGCCGAGCGGGCCGTTGTCGTGATGGATGCAGGCACCGCGCAGATCGACGACGACGCCGTTCACGCGCAGACCGTGCGCGACGTCGAGCTGCAGACGACGGATGCCGTGCCGCGTGACGGTCTCGTCGGTCACGGCGCCCTGTCCGTCGGCCAGCGTCGTGCGGACGAGGTAGCGGTGCGGCGAATCCGGGCCCCACAACCGCGGCGAGCGCACCGCGAGACGGGCGCGCGCCACCGCCTGCTCCCCCGGGAGCACCGTGACGGGCGAGGTGCCGGTCGCCACCTCGGCGCCGTCCTCGTCGACGACGGCCCAGTTCAGGCGGCGCGTCGCCGCGTGCCTCGTGCGGTTCGCGACGGAGGTGGCGATCTCGACGATCGCGCGCTCGGCGTCGATGTCGTGACTCTCGACGACGGTGCCGTCGAGGGCGAGATGCACCGGGTCGTCGAGGACCAGGTGCACCGGCCGGTAGATGCCCCCGCCGGTGTACCACCGGCTGTCGCGGTGGACTCGCGCCTCCACCGTGATCGTGTTGCGCTCGCCGAACCGCAGGAACGGGTCGGCCTCGACCACGAACGCCGAGTAGCCGTTCGCCTCATGCGCGGCGAAGTCCCCGTTGAGGAAGACGGTCGCGTCGCGGTAGACGCCCTCGAACTCGATGCGGACGGTCTTCTCGCGCCACTCCTCCGGCACGTCGAAGGTCTTCGCATACTCGAAGACGCCGCCGGGGATGTATCCGCTGTGCACGCCCTGGCCGGCGTCGGCGGCGCGCGGCAGGTCGCGCAGCGCGTCATGCGGCAGGCGGACGGGCACGGATGCCGTGGAGCCGTCCCGGGTCTCGAAGGCGCCGAGTTTCGGGCCGACGCTCCATCCGTCGACGAAGGCGATGCGGGTCATGCCCTCTCGCCTCCGGCCTCGTCGTCCGTCGACTCGTCCCAGTCGATGTCGGCGAAGGTGCTGATCAACGCGCGGAGCTCTTCGGCCATGTCCACGACCGTCCGGTCGAGGAGCCATTGCACCTGCAGGCCGTCCATCATGGCGATGAGAGCCACGGCGCATCGGTACGGCGAGGCTCCCGGCTTCAGCATCCCCCGGGACTCCAGGTTCGCGAAGCCCTTCTCGATGTTCGCGCGGGTGTAGACGTAGCGACGCACGAAGTAGCCGTGCGCCGGGTGATCGGGTGAGGTCGCCTCCGCCGAGAGCGTGCAGTAGAGCTCGACGACACCGGGCACCGACGCGTTGTAGAGCGCCAGCCGGACCAGGCCGCGCATCATGGCCACGCCGTCGCCGGACTCCAGGGGAACCATCTCGCGCGACCGGTCGTCGCGGTGATCGAGCACGGCCTCCAGCAGCGCCACCTTGTTCGGGAAGTGATGGAGGAGTCCCGCCTCGCTGATCCCCACGCGCTGGGCGATGTCCCTCAGCGAACCGGCGCGGTAGCCGCCCTCCGAGAACACCTCGAGCGCGGCATCGAGGATGGTCCGCCGTCGTTCGCGCGTCTTGGCGTACTCGCCGCGCACGCCGCGGCGCACACTGGGCCCTTTGTTCATGGTCATCGTTGTCACCGTATCCCCCGTCGTCGGCAGCCGCCATCGGCACCGCGCATTGCCCTTGCGAATCCGTTCTATAACGAATTCCTAGCATCCGCTAGCTTTTTGCGTTAAAAACCTAGCGACTACTCGCTTTTGCTGCTAGCTTCTCCCACCAGAGGCGGTCCGCAGGGGTACCGCCACCCACGAAAGGGACAAAGGATGTTCCGTTGGAAGGCCACAGCAGCCACCATCGCCATCGCTGCTCTCGTTCTCACCGGCTGCGCCGGCGGAGCGGAAGACGGCGGCTCGGGCGACGGGAGCGGCGGCACCCTCACACTCGGCGCGATCACGCCGCCGACCACCTTCGACCCGGCAGGTTCCGAGTGGGGCAACCGCGCCCCCTTCTACCAGGCCGTCTTCGACACTCTTCTGCTCGCGACGCCGGAAGGCACGATCGAGCCGTGGCTGGCGACGGAGTGGTCGTACAACGACGACAACACCGTCCTCACCCTCACCCTCCGCGACGACGTCACG
Coding sequences within it:
- a CDS encoding glycoside hydrolase family 2 TIM barrel-domain containing protein, giving the protein MTRIAFVDGWSVGPKLGAFETRDGSTASVPVRLPHDALRDLPRAADAGQGVHSGYIPGGVFEYAKTFDVPEEWREKTVRIEFEGVYRDATVFLNGDFAAHEANGYSAFVVEADPFLRFGERNTITVEARVHRDSRWYTGGGIYRPVHLVLDDPVHLALDGTVVESHDIDAERAIVEIATSVANRTRHAATRRLNWAVVDEDGAEVATGTSPVTVLPGEQAVARARLAVRSPRLWGPDSPHRYLVRTTLADGQGAVTDETVTRHGIRRLQLDVAHGLRVNGVVVDLRGACIHHDNGPLGAVSIADAEDRRVRLLKAAGFNAIRSAHNPASRALLDACDAHGMLVMDELTDVWTKSKTAFDSSIGFDERWRRDVASLVAKNRNHPSVVLVSIGNEILELATPHGATWSRRIAEEFRRLDPSRFVTNGINGVIANLGALAESMADAPPADPNTMMAEMGERMASMNASPLVTESTEESAAVLDVVGFNYADSRYDLDAELFPNRVIVGSETFPDRIASLWADVRRLPHVIGDFTWTGWDYIGEAGIGRVDYTDVEGYVPTGTAGPFPYLLADCGDIDITGHRLPASHYREIVFGLRTEPVIAVHRPQHHGRPASKTPWSWDDVVSSWSWGAAEDSPVTVDVYADAEEVELLLDDVVIDRVAVGSPLPLIARFETRYRRGVLTAVAYAAGQEVARTSLRTAGDPRLVVRAERTEISGADALAYIALTIEDAEGTVLCDADVPVTVEVSGGVIAGMGSGQPRTEEGFAGPTRSTHDGRALVIVRPSDLGEIVVTASAAGFPSAEVVVTRR
- a CDS encoding TetR/AcrR family transcriptional regulator, with translation MTMNKGPSVRRGVRGEYAKTRERRRTILDAALEVFSEGGYRAGSLRDIAQRVGISEAGLLHHFPNKVALLEAVLDHRDDRSREMVPLESGDGVAMMRGLVRLALYNASVPGVVELYCTLSAEATSPDHPAHGYFVRRYVYTRANIEKGFANLESRGMLKPGASPYRCAVALIAMMDGLQVQWLLDRTVVDMAEELRALISTFADIDWDESTDDEAGGERA